A stretch of Lacipirellulaceae bacterium DNA encodes these proteins:
- a CDS encoding sulfatase, with protein MPSTLAPDLLSSVAVAIILVTSISTRAEELARPNVVLILADDLGNHDLGCMGSDLHQTPNIDAFAERSVLFTNAYAQPTCSPSRAAILSGKNPARLGIVGHGGIRSMSGGGEFLIAEEYTLAEALRDGGYSTCHIGKWHVGVNEDTVPEAQGFEKVIASNDFCCPGSFHYPYRNKSKSGKALERSAVPDLEGYQSGDHLTYCLGEEAAKYLESRRGNDQPFLLNLWYYAVHTPIEANKEKVDHFKDLVTPRANHDNPNYAALVSHLDDSVGRVLCALEDNGLAENTIVIFFSDNGGEVRKGITSNAPLRSGKTTVYDGGTRVPLIVHWPGVTKPGAQCDESVVGHDLYPTLLAATGVSGRSDQNKAMDGVDLTPLLRDSSGRLKPRSLKWLRYGEAVHYPTYGDDPVFGPSAAIREGDWKMVRRYPTPHGLEERFELFNLIDDPGETNNLAASRPEILDQLKGELTDWQSEIKIPSYRALAYPAFEKLELRE; from the coding sequence ATGCCATCTACGCTAGCACCTGACCTGTTGAGTTCAGTAGCGGTCGCCATAATCCTGGTCACGAGCATCTCTACAAGAGCAGAAGAGTTAGCTCGGCCCAACGTTGTACTCATTCTTGCAGATGACCTAGGGAATCACGATCTAGGTTGTATGGGTAGCGACCTCCACCAAACGCCCAACATCGACGCGTTTGCCGAACGAAGCGTTTTGTTCACGAATGCCTACGCTCAACCCACTTGTTCGCCGAGCCGCGCTGCCATCCTCAGCGGTAAGAATCCAGCCCGCCTAGGGATCGTTGGTCATGGTGGAATTCGTTCGATGTCAGGCGGAGGCGAATTCTTAATCGCGGAAGAATACACTCTCGCCGAGGCGCTGCGTGATGGAGGCTATTCGACATGCCATATCGGCAAGTGGCATGTCGGCGTCAACGAAGATACCGTGCCTGAAGCTCAGGGCTTCGAAAAAGTAATCGCCTCGAACGATTTCTGTTGTCCTGGGAGTTTTCATTATCCCTATCGAAACAAGAGTAAGTCCGGGAAGGCCCTCGAACGCAGCGCCGTACCGGACTTGGAAGGCTACCAATCGGGCGATCATCTTACTTATTGTTTGGGCGAAGAGGCGGCCAAGTACCTGGAAAGCCGCCGCGGCAACGATCAACCCTTCTTACTTAACCTTTGGTACTACGCGGTTCACACACCCATCGAGGCAAACAAAGAAAAGGTAGATCACTTCAAGGATCTCGTGACGCCACGCGCAAACCACGACAATCCCAATTATGCGGCACTCGTTTCGCATCTCGACGACAGCGTAGGTCGAGTCCTTTGTGCCCTGGAGGATAATGGCTTGGCCGAGAATACCATTGTGATCTTTTTTAGTGACAACGGTGGCGAGGTTCGCAAGGGCATTACCTCGAACGCTCCACTCCGGTCAGGAAAAACAACCGTCTACGATGGTGGCACACGTGTACCACTCATCGTCCATTGGCCGGGCGTTACGAAACCAGGAGCCCAATGCGACGAAAGCGTTGTCGGGCACGATCTCTACCCGACGCTCCTTGCGGCCACCGGTGTTTCAGGGCGTTCCGATCAGAATAAAGCGATGGACGGCGTAGACCTGACGCCGCTGTTGCGTGACTCCAGCGGTCGACTCAAACCTCGCTCACTGAAATGGCTGCGTTACGGTGAAGCCGTGCATTATCCGACCTACGGCGACGATCCGGTGTTCGGCCCTAGTGCAGCGATTCGTGAAGGGGATTGGAAGATGGTTCGGCGTTATCCTACGCCACATGGTTTGGAAGAGCGATTCGAGTTATTCAACCTGATAGACGACCCCGGCGAAACAAACAATCTCGCCGCGTCTCGTCCTGAGATACTCGATCAACTGAAGGGAGAGCTTACCGACTGGCAAAGCGAAATCAAGATCCCAAGTTATCGGGCATTAGCCTACCCTGCTTTTGAAAAGCTGGAGCTGCGGGAATAG